The following are from one region of the Hymenobacter radiodurans genome:
- a CDS encoding DUF58 domain-containing protein, protein MLEKTEGVGRFPSTATLAPLTSRRQRALTVFVSDLYEEEAEMERLLTRLQAVAGEVLVLHLVAQNELKFSYRGSITFEDLETGQILQLDADQQRAAYQQNHQEWLRTTAQSARRHGFDYHQLSTTDPLDQAMREFLRRREAQM, encoded by the coding sequence ATGCTAGAGAAGACTGAGGGAGTGGGGCGTTTTCCGAGTACGGCTACGCTGGCGCCGCTTACGTCCCGGCGCCAGCGGGCCCTGACCGTTTTTGTGAGCGACTTATATGAGGAAGAAGCCGAGATGGAACGCCTGCTCACTCGCCTGCAGGCGGTAGCCGGGGAGGTGTTGGTACTGCACTTGGTGGCTCAGAACGAGCTAAAGTTTTCCTATCGGGGCTCTATCACGTTTGAGGACCTCGAAACTGGCCAGATTCTCCAGCTTGATGCCGATCAGCAGCGGGCAGCTTATCAGCAGAACCACCAAGAATGGCTGCGTACTACGGCCCAATCGGCCCGGCGCCACGGCTTCGACTACCACCAACTCAGCACCACTGACCCGCTGGATCAGGCGATGCGCGAGTTTTTGCGCCGCCGCGAGGCGCAGATGTAA
- a CDS encoding DUF58 domain-containing protein: MLAPETLHALRNLPLAAKLAAEGFLAGQHRSRRRGVGLEFSQYRPYQPGDDLRRLDWRLAARSDRYYIRESEVETSLMIHLLLDASASMNHRDDNGLTKLDYARLVLASMAYLATNQGDAVALSVLRPEGLQHLPPELRRGSCLVFTIC; the protein is encoded by the coding sequence ATGCTGGCTCCAGAAACCCTTCACGCCCTGCGCAACTTGCCTTTGGCTGCCAAACTGGCGGCGGAGGGTTTTCTGGCTGGTCAGCACCGGAGCCGGCGGCGGGGTGTAGGCTTAGAGTTCAGCCAATACCGCCCTTACCAGCCCGGCGACGACCTGCGCCGCCTCGATTGGCGACTGGCCGCCCGCTCCGACCGCTACTACATCCGCGAATCGGAGGTGGAGACCAGTCTGATGATTCATCTGCTGCTCGACGCGAGTGCCAGTATGAATCACCGCGACGACAACGGCCTGACCAAGCTGGATTATGCCCGGTTGGTTTTGGCAAGTATGGCGTATCTAGCCACTAATCAGGGCGATGCGGTAGCGCTCAGCGTGCTGCGGCCGGAAGGGCTCCAACATTTGCCCCCAGAGCTGAGACGCGGCAGTTGCCTCGTCTTTACCATATGCTAG
- a CDS encoding AAA family ATPase, which translates to MTEQEVHRLLAKLPPLKEEIAKVIVGQSEVLDEVLVALLAGGHALLEGVPGLAKTLLVRTLAAATDMSFRRIQFTPDLMPTDILGTEVLEEDHGTGHRSFKFNEGPIFASLVLADEINRTPPKTQAALLEAMQEGHVTYAGQEHALPKPFFLLATQNPIEQAGTYPLPEAQLDRFLLYVRIGYPSEQEELAVLSGTTGTARAEVKPVLGSADIRQLQQLVRQVSLSPELLDFVNRLVRATRPATTQVKFIQDYGRWGAGPRAGQALILCAKARALLQGRFAVTLDDLRTLAPPVLRHRVLLNFNAEAENITADDAVAELLKAVAV; encoded by the coding sequence ATGACCGAACAAGAAGTACACCGCCTGCTTGCTAAACTGCCGCCGCTCAAAGAAGAAATTGCCAAGGTCATTGTAGGGCAAAGTGAAGTGCTCGATGAGGTGCTTGTCGCGCTGCTGGCGGGCGGCCACGCCCTGCTGGAAGGCGTGCCGGGACTAGCCAAAACGCTGCTGGTTCGCACCTTGGCGGCGGCCACCGATATGTCGTTTCGGCGCATTCAGTTCACGCCCGACTTGATGCCCACCGATATTTTGGGCACCGAAGTATTGGAGGAAGACCACGGCACCGGTCATCGTTCGTTTAAGTTTAACGAGGGACCAATTTTCGCCAGCTTAGTATTGGCCGACGAAATCAACCGGACGCCACCCAAGACGCAGGCAGCGTTGCTGGAAGCCATGCAGGAAGGCCACGTGACGTACGCGGGCCAAGAGCATGCGCTACCGAAGCCTTTCTTCCTGCTGGCAACCCAAAACCCGATTGAACAGGCTGGGACCTATCCGTTGCCCGAAGCTCAGCTCGACCGATTTTTGCTATACGTGCGCATCGGCTACCCATCGGAGCAGGAAGAACTAGCGGTGCTTAGCGGCACAACGGGCACAGCCCGCGCCGAAGTAAAACCGGTGCTAGGCAGCGCGGATATCCGGCAGTTGCAGCAGCTTGTGCGCCAAGTGAGTTTGAGCCCAGAGCTTCTTGATTTCGTGAATCGCTTGGTGCGGGCTACACGGCCAGCTACTACGCAGGTAAAGTTCATTCAGGATTATGGCCGTTGGGGCGCGGGCCCGCGGGCCGGACAGGCTCTCATTTTATGCGCCAAAGCGCGGGCGTTGCTGCAAGGCCGCTTCGCCGTTACCCTGGACGACTTGCGGACGCTGGCGCCGCCGGTGTTGCGGCATCGGGTGCTGTTGAACTTCAATGCCGAAGCCGAGAATATCACGGCCGATGACGCCGTAGCCGAATTGCTGAAAGCCGTAGCCGTTTAG